The region CGGCCGATGCGGGTACGCGCCGCGTCGTCGCCACCTGCTGCAATACGCCGGTGTTTCTCGAACTCAAGGGCGCGCACTGGCTCAGCGTGTACCTGCATCTGTGGCCGCAGGCAACCCGGCCGAAAGCGCAGATGCGAACGATGACGGGCGATCTGGCCGATACCTCGCAGTTGCCGAACGACATCCCGAATTTGAAAAGCCAATCGCTGTCGTTCTACGCCAAGCTGCTCGGCGCCTGGATCGCCATGGGATTGCGCAATCCGAAGATCGAAGTGAAGGAGAAGCTCGATGCCTGACGACAAGATCGAAATCGAGAACGTCAACAGTCCCGGCCGTACCACCCGGGTCGATCGCGCGAAATACCTGGCGATGCGCAAGGCGCTCCTGGCCGTCTTGCCGGGCAAGCCGCCCGGGCTGAAGGTCGCGGATGCGAAACAGGCCTTGCTGCCGCGACTGCCCGACGATCTGTTCCCGCAAGGCGAGACCGCGGGTTGGTGGCTGAAAGCCGTGCAACTCGACCTCGAAGCCAAAGGCATCATCCAGCGGGCGCCGGACAAGCCCGTCCAGTTATACCTGCCGAGCAAGCGCTGACCGGTCTGCAACAGGGCGGGGGCGGGGCGGACGGCCTCGACGGTCAGGCACGAAACCTCGGGCCTGGCCTTGTGCGCGTTGCCCTGACGACGAGGCGGGAACGTCGACGCCGTTGTTGCACCGCATCGCCGGCTTCATGATCGCGCTCACAACTCGACTGCGTCGGCAATCGCGTAATCGGGCCTTGGCTGCATCGGCAGTCGCCGCGCGCCTGGCTCGTTGTATCTTCCCAGCGCGGCACCCTGTCGCAAGAATGCCAAGGGAGGAGTGCGATGCATCGCTTCAAGTTGATCGTATTGGGGCCCCTGTTGGCCATGTCCGCCGGCGCCGGCGCAGCCAGCAGTTCCGCCGGTTGTTTCTGTTCGGTCGTGTACTACGACGCTGCCGGCACGGTCGTCGGCATACGCCAGCCCGCCGCCTGCGGCGATCCGGGCTGGGGCGTGGTCACCAACAAGTCGAAGGTGTATGCCGGCTGCGTGATGTAAACGCTCGCAGGTAGGCCGGCAGCGCCTGTAAGAACAGGAGTCGCCCGGGGCGTCCGGGCGACTTCTTTGCGCCTGGGCGCAAGCGCGATCGCATGCGCTCGACACCGCGCGACGCAGCGCGACGCAGCGCACACCGATGCGACCAGTGGGGCGGCCATGTCGCTTACCCCGCAGGTAATGGCCAACGCCTGCGCCCTGGCTATCGTTGCCGCATGAACGCGATCCGACCCGTAGGCGAACTCATCCGCGATTGGCGCCAGCGCCGCGGTCTCAGCCAGTTGAATCTGGCCGAGCTCGCGGATACCTCTGCGCGCCACATGAGCTTCATCGAGACCGGCCGTTCGCAGCCGAGCCGGACGATGCTGATGCGCTTGGCCGATCGCCTCGAGGTGCCGCCGCGCGAACGCAACGTGCTGATGAGGGCGGGCGGGTGGTCGGCGATCTATCCCGAACACCGCATCCAGGACGACCCGGCTCTCGCACCGGCTCGCGACACCGTGGAGCTGGTACTGCGCGGCCACGAACCGTATCCGGCGATCGCTGTCGACCGGCACTGGAACTTGCTGGCGCGTAATCGCGCACTGGGCCCTTTGCACGACGGAAACATCGCCCCGTTCCTGCTGCGGCCGCCGCTCAATGTGCTGCGTCTGAGCCTGCACCCGCAGGGCTTGGCGCCGCGGATCGTCAACCTCGGGCAATGGCGTGCGCATCTGCTTCATCGCCTGCGCAGGCAAGTCGGCGCCACCGCCGACCCCGTGCTTCACGCCTTGCATGAAGAGCTGAGCGGCTACCCCGGCCCGGCGCCGAATGCGCTCGCATCGTCCGTGCAGGGCTTCGCCATCCCCATGCAACTGCGCACGCCTTGCGGCGTGCTGTCCTTCGTCAGCGCCACGACGATGTTCAAGAACCCCGTCGACGTGACGCTATGCGAACTGATCATCGAGACCTTCCTATCGGCCGACCAGGCGACAGCGCAGTCGCTGCAAAAGGCGATGCTTTCCAGGCGATGGCCGCAAGCCAGCTGGGAACCGGAGCCAGAGCAGGGCCGGCGCAACCATCCTTGAGCGGGGCAGGGCGGCGATAACCCGGGTATGGCCCGGCGCTGCAGCGCAGGGGCAGAATAATTCCTCTCCGCCACAGCGGCGGATCGACATCTTCATCGGCGGGGCGAAATGGCGAAGCGGTTGCGGTCGATCCTATGGATGCTGGCATCGCTGCTCGCCTTGCTGGCGTTAGCGGCCTGGTGGTTGCTACGCGGCAGCCTGCCGACCTTGGACGGGCGGCTGGAGCTGGCCGGACTTTCCGGCGCAGTCGAAGTGGCGAGGGACCGCAATGGCGTCGTCACCATCGACGCCGCCAACGAGCGCGACGCCGCGCGTGCCTTGGGCTATGTCCATGCCCAAGAGCGTTACTTCGAAATGGATCTGATGCGCCGCACCGCCGCCGGCGAATTGGCCGAACTGTTGGGCCCCTCCATGCTCGATGGCGACCGCAAGCGCCGGATCCATCGTTTCCGTCATCGCGCGCGGCTCCAGTCCGATGCCTTCGCCGGCACGCACGCGGATGCCTTGCGTGCCTACACCGAGGGCGTGAACGCCGGGCTGGCGCATTTGAAGGTGCGGCCTTGGCCTTATCTGCTGCTGGGCCAGGCGCCCCAGCCATGGCGAGCGGAGGACTCGGCGCTGGCGGGGTATGCGATGTACGTCAATCTGCAGGATGCCTCCAACGGGCGCGAGGCCGCGTTGCGCTCCATGCGGCCGCACCTGCCTGCGGCCGTGTTCGATCTGCTGCTGCGCGACGGAACCCGCTGGGACGCACCGCTGCAAGGACAGGCCCGCGGCGACGCCGTGCTGCCGGATGCGGACGCCGTGGATCTGCGCAAACTGCCGGGCCCGGTTCGCCAGCGTCCGGCCGCGCTGGATACCAGCGGCACACCGGGCAGCAACAACTTCGCAGTCGCGGGGGCGCTGACCCGCGATGGGCGCGCGATCCTGGCCGACGACATGCACTCCAGGCTGAGCGTTCCGAACGTGTGGTTCCGGGCGCGGCTGCGTTACGCGCACGAAACCGCGCGGGTGGACGTTTCCGGGTTCACCCTGCCGGGCTTGCCCGTGGTCATCGCAGGCAGCAACGGCAAGGTCGCCTGGGGGTTCACCAACGGCTATGCGGACACGCTCGATTGGGATCCGCATTGCGGGGGCAAGGACGCGAGCGGCTGCACGGCGTTGCTGCAGCGCAAACCCGCAGTGGAAATCATTCGGGTCAAGGGGCGCGACCCGGTCGTGCTCCGGGTGCTCGACGACCAACGCGGCCCCCTGATCGTCGATGCGATCGGCCAGCCACCGATGCAACTGCACTGGACCGCCTATCGCCCGGAAGGCCTCAACCTCGATCTGGCGACGCTCCACCGCGCCCGCGACGTGCGCGAGGCGTTGTCCCTGGCCCGCTCGGTGGGCCTGCCCACGGCCAATCTGATGCTGGCCGATCGCCACGGCCGGATCGCCTGGACCCTGATCGGCCCCACCATTGCCGCGCACGACTCAAGCGATTGCCGATGGCCCGGAACCGAGCGAGCGTCGATCGAACCAGCGACGGCGCAGGCCGGTCCGGAGAGTTCGATGCACAGAAGCTGTGCGAGCGCTTCGGCCGAGTCCACTGCGCCCTTCATCCTCGACCCGCCGAACCATCGCTTGTGGACCGCCAACAACCGCACCCTGGACGCCGCATCGTTGAACCGGATAGGCGATGGCGGCTATTCGCACGGCGCACGCGCAACACAGATACGCGATGCCTTGCAGCAGCGGCCGGGTTTCGATGAAGCCGATCTCCTGGCTGTGCAGCTCGACGACCGGGCATTGATGCTGACGCCATGGTGGGAGTTGATGCAGGCCCAGGCGCGTCGCGGCCGCAGCGATTCCGCGTTGGCCGCGCTCGCCCAGGCGGCCGTTCGCTGGGAGGGACGCGCGAGCACGGACTCGGTGAGTTATCGGTTGGTACGCGCTTGGCGCCTGGCCGTGCATGCGCGCATCCTCGATGGCCTGACGGCACCGGCCCAGGCGGCGATGCAGCACCGTTTCGTCATGCCGCAGTTGCCGCAGTTCGAAGGCGTGGCCTGGCCCTTGGCGACGGCCCAGCCGAAGCATCTGTTGTCGCGGCGCTATCCGTCCTGGGAGGCGCTGTTCGAGGATGCGGCGCAGGAAGTACAGCAGGAACTGTCCGGCCAGGGAGCGCTTGCGCAGCGCACCTGGGGCGAGCGGAATACCGCGGCGATATGCCACCCCTTGGCCTCGGCCGTACCGCTGCTGGGCAAGCGCCTGCTGTGCATGCCGCGCGATCCGTTGCCTGGCGACAGCGGCATGCCGCGCGTGCAGGGCCCGGCCTTCGGCGCCACCGAACGCATGGTGGTATCGCCCGGGCACGAAGACTTGGGCATCGCCCACATGCCGGGAGGGCAGAGCGGCCACCTGTTCTCGCCGTTCTGGGGGCGCGGGCACGACGACTGGGTGCAGGGGCGGCGCTCGCCGTTCCTGCCGGGTCCTG is a window of Lysobacter antibioticus DNA encoding:
- a CDS encoding GFA family protein, giving the protein MSGTEPGANAATTVIGCACGRTRLEASGAPILVSECLCDSCNAAAARLAALPGARDIRTSYGATPCAEYRKDRIRVVSGAERLAEFRLSADAGTRRVVATCCNTPVFLELKGAHWLSVYLHLWPQATRPKAQMRTMTGDLADTSQLPNDIPNLKSQSLSFYAKLLGAWIAMGLRNPKIEVKEKLDA
- a CDS encoding DUF6958 family protein; amino-acid sequence: MPDDKIEIENVNSPGRTTRVDRAKYLAMRKALLAVLPGKPPGLKVADAKQALLPRLPDDLFPQGETAGWWLKAVQLDLEAKGIIQRAPDKPVQLYLPSKR
- a CDS encoding DUF6289 family protein: MHRFKLIVLGPLLAMSAGAGAASSSAGCFCSVVYYDAAGTVVGIRQPAACGDPGWGVVTNKSKVYAGCVM
- a CDS encoding helix-turn-helix domain-containing protein codes for the protein MNAIRPVGELIRDWRQRRGLSQLNLAELADTSARHMSFIETGRSQPSRTMLMRLADRLEVPPRERNVLMRAGGWSAIYPEHRIQDDPALAPARDTVELVLRGHEPYPAIAVDRHWNLLARNRALGPLHDGNIAPFLLRPPLNVLRLSLHPQGLAPRIVNLGQWRAHLLHRLRRQVGATADPVLHALHEELSGYPGPAPNALASSVQGFAIPMQLRTPCGVLSFVSATTMFKNPVDVTLCELIIETFLSADQATAQSLQKAMLSRRWPQASWEPEPEQGRRNHP
- a CDS encoding penicillin acylase family protein, coding for MLASLLALLALAAWWLLRGSLPTLDGRLELAGLSGAVEVARDRNGVVTIDAANERDAARALGYVHAQERYFEMDLMRRTAAGELAELLGPSMLDGDRKRRIHRFRHRARLQSDAFAGTHADALRAYTEGVNAGLAHLKVRPWPYLLLGQAPQPWRAEDSALAGYAMYVNLQDASNGREAALRSMRPHLPAAVFDLLLRDGTRWDAPLQGQARGDAVLPDADAVDLRKLPGPVRQRPAALDTSGTPGSNNFAVAGALTRDGRAILADDMHSRLSVPNVWFRARLRYAHETARVDVSGFTLPGLPVVIAGSNGKVAWGFTNGYADTLDWDPHCGGKDASGCTALLQRKPAVEIIRVKGRDPVVLRVLDDQRGPLIVDAIGQPPMQLHWTAYRPEGLNLDLATLHRARDVREALSLARSVGLPTANLMLADRHGRIAWTLIGPTIAAHDSSDCRWPGTERASIEPATAQAGPESSMHRSCASASAESTAPFILDPPNHRLWTANNRTLDAASLNRIGDGGYSHGARATQIRDALQQRPGFDEADLLAVQLDDRALMLTPWWELMQAQARRGRSDSALAALAQAAVRWEGRASTDSVSYRLVRAWRLAVHARILDGLTAPAQAAMQHRFVMPQLPQFEGVAWPLATAQPKHLLSRRYPSWEALFEDAAQEVQQELSGQGALAQRTWGERNTAAICHPLASAVPLLGKRLLCMPRDPLPGDSGMPRVQGPAFGATERMVVSPGHEDLGIAHMPGGQSGHLFSPFWGRGHDDWVQGRRSPFLPGPAIYSLVLTPERRP